In a single window of the Papaver somniferum cultivar HN1 chromosome 8, ASM357369v1, whole genome shotgun sequence genome:
- the LOC113302823 gene encoding 60S ribosomal protein L23A-like yields MNYFKFLLLVLVVTVTKKADPKVLANKASKAVKAGASTIKKKAKNICTSVIFHRPKTLQKARNPKYQYISALPRNKLDHYQILKYPLTTESAMKKIEDNKKKKTRMLSRRCTTSRQIK; encoded by the exons ATGAACTATTTTAAGTTTCTACTACTGGTGCTAGTGGTGACAG TTACTAAGAAGGCTGACCCCAAGGTGCTGGCTAACAAAGCTTCCAAGGCTGTCAAAGCTGGAGCATCAACCATTAAGAAGAAGGCTAAGAATATCTGCACATCAGTCATATTTCACAGGCCAAAGACATTGCAGAAGGCAAGGAATCCCAAGTACCAATATATTAGTGCACTACCAAGGAACAAGCTGGACCATTACCAGATCCTGAAATACCCACTCACCACCGAGTCCGcaatgaagaagattgaagacaacaagaagaagaaaacaaggatgctttcaagaagatgtacaacatccagacagataaagtga
- the LOC113302256 gene encoding SAP30-binding protein-like, protein MASKKKESEGIALLSMYNDEEDEDIDDMEEDEQQKTDNGEDIRVNSEISPPIPLQSETSLPNSLIESVSTPTPPQSQNTQVSFAYEKRVKKETLTMIVDYGHDETAMSPEPEEGEISIGGDGVMFSSELQTTSVTLQARTPPVTGQIQATPQPSEQPDPSQSDNGTAVNCDNMEIESVKNEETATVSEEVQRDIDALKKFLPPPPNTKCSEELQERINKFLALKRAGKSFNAEVRNRKEYRNPDFLVRAVSYQGIDQIGSCFSKDVFDPYGYDKSDYCDELEADMKREIDRKEQERKRNQKVEFTPGGAQPGTVSMAPKLNMLLQGAPTVASTGLHSKLTHTDGAARESRLNKKSKWDKV, encoded by the exons ATGGCGTCGAAGAAGAAAGAATCAGAAGGAATAGCTCTGTTGTCTATGtataatgatgaagaagatgaagatattgatgaTATGGAAGAAGATGAGCAACAAAAAACAGATAACGGTGAAGATATTAGGGTTAATTCAGAAATATCTCCACCTATTCCTCTCCAGTCTGAAACTTCACTTCCTAATAGTTTGATTGAAAGTGTTTCAACTCCAACACCTCCTCAATCGCAGAATACACAGGTATCTTTTGCATATGAGAAGAGAGTGAAAAAAGAAACCCTGACGATGATTGTTGACTATGGGCATGATGAAACTGCAATGTCACCTGAACCAGAG GAAGGTGAAATTTCGATTGGTGGTGATGGTGTTATGTTCAGTTCAGAGCTTCAAACTACAAGTG TTACTTTGCAGGCAAGAACGCCACCAGTAACTGGTCAAATTCAGGCAACCCCTCAACCATCTGAACAGCCAGATCCTTCTCAATCTGATAACGGTACTGCAGTGAACTGTGATAATATGGAAATAGAATCTGTAAAGAATGAGGAGACCGCTACAGTTTCAGAAGAAGTACAAAGAGATATCGATGCATTGAAAAAGTTTCTGCCTCCCCCACCAAACACTAAGTGCTCTGAAGAACTGCAA GAAAGAATAAACAAGTTTCTCGCACTTAAGAGAGCTGGGAAAAGCTTCAACGCAGAAGTACGCAATAGGAAGGAGTACCGAAACCCCGATTTCCTGGTACGCGCTGTCAGTTACCAAGGGATAGACCAGATTGGAAGCTGCTTCAGTAAAGATGTGTTTGACCCTTATGGATATGACAAGAGTGACTACTGTGATGAATTAG AGGCTGATATGAAGCGTGAAATAGACAGAAAAGAACAGGAGAGGAAAAGGAATCAGAAAGTAGAGTTCACTCCCGGTGGGGCACAACCTGGAACGGTTTCCATGGCACCAAAACTCAACATGCTGCTTCAAG GTGCTCCGACAGTAGCATCTACTGGACTGCACTCAAAGTTAACTCATACTGATGGTGCAGCACGTGAGAGTAGGCTGAACAAGAAATCAAAGTGGGATAAGGTCTAA